Proteins found in one Nostoc sp. NIES-3756 genomic segment:
- a CDS encoding low temperature requirement protein A, whose protein sequence is MSINTMTIIQPPRLRIGEDSEEERRATWLELFYDLVFVVAVSQIAHNLKEDVSLTGLLKFVVLFIPIWWSWIGTTFYANRFDSDDVAHRLLVGLQMLTAAAMAVNIHHGLDESSPGFALAYALGRVVLVIEYVRAGIHIPLARPLTNRYAVGFAIAALLWLISAFIPAPWRFVLWGLGITLDFATPLTGRNHQLGLLPHASHLPERFGLFTMIVLGEAIIAVVNGVAQQKWELYSVITAILGLSLAFGLWWIYFDNLGGTPIQTAKKEGKTIVLNLWLYTHLPLVIGIAATGVGVETILLNQPGVALPDLARYLICGAVALCLLSVGILHRVGVIRYCKIRAQFRVFGALTLVLVAIVGKGLPPISIMAIAALVTAVQVVQDLYQSRPTTRLLDPEI, encoded by the coding sequence ATGAGCATCAATACTATGACAATTATCCAACCACCTAGATTACGTATTGGCGAAGACAGTGAAGAAGAAAGACGGGCTACGTGGTTAGAACTATTCTATGATTTGGTGTTTGTGGTTGCTGTTTCGCAAATAGCCCACAATCTCAAAGAAGATGTTTCTTTGACTGGTTTACTGAAGTTTGTAGTTTTATTTATACCTATTTGGTGGTCATGGATTGGCACAACTTTCTATGCCAATCGTTTTGATAGTGACGATGTAGCCCATCGGTTGCTGGTGGGTTTACAAATGTTGACAGCCGCTGCTATGGCTGTGAATATTCATCACGGTTTGGATGAGAGTTCTCCTGGTTTTGCGCTAGCTTATGCCCTTGGTCGAGTGGTGCTGGTGATAGAGTATGTACGGGCGGGTATCCATATTCCTTTGGCGCGTCCCTTAACTAATCGTTACGCTGTTGGTTTTGCGATCGCGGCTTTACTTTGGTTAATATCAGCTTTTATCCCTGCACCTTGGCGGTTTGTTCTCTGGGGGTTGGGAATTACTCTTGATTTTGCCACACCCCTAACAGGACGGAATCATCAACTGGGGCTACTTCCCCACGCCTCACACTTACCAGAACGTTTCGGACTATTTACGATGATTGTTTTAGGTGAAGCAATTATTGCAGTAGTTAATGGTGTTGCCCAGCAAAAATGGGAACTTTACAGTGTAATTACTGCTATCTTGGGTCTGAGTTTGGCGTTTGGTTTATGGTGGATTTATTTCGATAACTTGGGCGGAACACCCATTCAGACAGCCAAAAAAGAAGGAAAAACGATAGTTTTGAATTTGTGGCTGTATACTCATCTACCCTTAGTTATTGGCATTGCGGCTACTGGGGTGGGTGTAGAAACAATTTTATTGAATCAACCGGGGGTAGCATTACCAGATTTGGCTCGATACTTAATTTGCGGTGCAGTAGCTTTGTGCTTGTTATCTGTAGGGATTTTGCATCGTGTAGGTGTCATCCGTTACTGCAAAATCCGCGCTCAGTTCCGTGTTTTTGGGGCGCTAACACTGGTATTAGTGGCTATTGTGGGTAAAGGATTGCCACCTATTTCCATTATGGCGATCGCTGCCTTAGTTACGGCTGTGCAAGTTGTACAAGATTTGTATCAAAGCCGTCCGACTACACGTTTACTAGACCCAGAAATTTAG
- a CDS encoding response regulator, with the protein MYRHPLILVVDENQQNLELLNSYFKKLKIACIGAKQGVKAIILAQTQQPDLILLDMMVSDLSGSQVINYLKRNPKTAKIPIIAVLPFILVHNQEHLFLTGAEQYITKPYDFSQLNFLIDRYLNLLNSSSSLSG; encoded by the coding sequence ATGTATCGACACCCATTGATTTTAGTTGTAGACGAAAATCAACAAAACTTAGAATTATTAAATTCTTACTTCAAAAAATTAAAAATTGCTTGTATTGGTGCGAAACAAGGCGTTAAAGCAATTATTTTGGCACAAACACAGCAACCTGACCTAATATTATTAGACATGATGGTGTCTGATTTGAGTGGTAGCCAAGTGATTAATTACCTCAAACGGAACCCAAAAACAGCAAAAATTCCAATTATTGCTGTTTTGCCTTTTATTTTAGTGCATAATCAAGAACACCTTTTTCTTACAGGTGCTGAACAATATATTACTAAGCCTTATGATTTTAGCCAGTTAAATTTTTTGATTGACCGTTATCTTAATCTGCTAAATTCTTCCAGTTCACTTTCGGGATAG
- a CDS encoding DUF2294 domain-containing protein, which produces MMANPTIGELERKISQRVSSLYNEKIGRRPSQIICHFFDSELVISLEDSVTQIEKTLLESGHESLAEHIRTLLDKIIKHQLKIIIEEVINKPIIDLMNNTNLVTGRTGIVVILDQLPEVRNPESIPKVNWKNLAD; this is translated from the coding sequence ATGATGGCAAACCCAACTATTGGAGAACTAGAAAGAAAGATTTCACAACGGGTTAGTTCGTTATATAACGAAAAAATAGGACGAAGACCCAGCCAAATCATTTGTCATTTTTTTGATTCTGAATTAGTGATATCTCTAGAAGATTCAGTAACCCAAATTGAGAAAACTTTGCTAGAATCAGGGCATGAAAGTTTAGCCGAACACATAAGAACATTACTTGATAAAATCATTAAGCATCAGCTAAAAATTATCATTGAGGAGGTAATTAATAAACCTATTATTGACTTGATGAATAATACTAACTTAGTCACTGGACGTACAGGAATAGTCGTAATTTTAGACCAATTACCTGAGGTGCGTAATCCAGAATCTATCCCGAAAGTGAACTGGAAGAATTTAGCAGATTAA
- a CDS encoding tetratricopeptide repeat protein codes for MDSSSITSLLEDLKNPNASVREQATKKLWRIWFQQKGVYGLEKIDQSQKLLDAGETTEAETMLTRLIQEQPDFAEAWNRRAFLYYSMGEYQKSLADCQMVIQINPVHFGALHGIGLCYAALGKYAKAIKAFKRALEIQPYSLVNQKLILECTFRLS; via the coding sequence ATGGATTCTTCATCAATCACCTCTTTACTTGAAGACTTGAAAAATCCTAATGCTTCAGTACGGGAACAAGCAACAAAAAAACTTTGGCGGATATGGTTCCAACAAAAGGGAGTCTATGGTCTAGAAAAAATTGATCAGAGTCAAAAATTATTAGATGCTGGTGAAACTACGGAAGCTGAAACAATGCTGACTCGGTTGATTCAAGAACAGCCAGACTTTGCCGAAGCATGGAATCGACGGGCTTTTCTCTACTACAGCATGGGAGAATACCAAAAATCTTTGGCTGACTGTCAAATGGTCATCCAAATCAATCCAGTGCATTTTGGCGCACTTCATGGTATCGGTTTATGTTATGCAGCACTAGGTAAATACGCTAAAGCTATCAAAGCTTTTAAACGTGCCTTAGAAATCCAGCCGTATTCTTTGGTAAATCAAAAATTGATTTTAGAATGTACTTTCAGACTCAGTTAG
- a CDS encoding ABC transporter substrate-binding protein produces the protein MLLGGAVDFFIGYGIDAVNAIAQGIPKITVAAIFQQDPQCILTHPNPAIKTLADLKGKPIYISAAANVTFVLY, from the coding sequence GTGTTATTAGGTGGTGCAGTAGACTTTTTTATCGGTTATGGTATTGATGCCGTCAACGCCATAGCACAGGGTATACCCAAAATTACAGTAGCAGCAATTTTCCAACAAGACCCGCAGTGTATCCTTACCCATCCCAACCCAGCAATCAAAACTCTAGCCGACCTCAAAGGCAAACCAATTTATATCTCTGCGGCTGCTAATGTAACTTTTGTCCTTTATTAA
- the trpC gene encoding indole-3-glycerol phosphate synthase TrpC encodes MMYPSAIYTNRLQPIIREIVWQKKQEVAQLHKQMSLASLQRQLTGAPTVRDFLTALQQNPYKPSLIAEIQKASPNYGIIRADFDAVAIAKSYQRGGAACLSVITDSSFFHGSWEILRTIRQRLSLPILCKDFIIDPCQIYLARAAGADAILLIAAILTDREIQDFLRIIHYLGMNALIAVHSLAELDRILKLDDIRLIEINNQSLEDLTIDISTTQNLLAARRSQLQDLAITVVSESGIYTHTDLSLTAKAGANAVIVGESLIKEQDIEMAVHDLLRGGRTK; translated from the coding sequence ATGATGTATCCCAGTGCTATTTATACCAACCGTCTGCAACCAATTATTAGAGAGATTGTATGGCAGAAAAAGCAAGAAGTAGCTCAATTACATAAACAGATGTCATTAGCTTCTTTACAGCGTCAATTAACTGGTGCGCCAACAGTGCGCGATTTCTTGACAGCCTTACAGCAAAATCCCTATAAACCTAGTCTAATTGCAGAAATTCAGAAAGCATCACCCAATTATGGTATTATTCGCGCAGACTTTGATGCAGTAGCGATCGCCAAATCTTATCAAAGAGGTGGTGCAGCTTGTCTATCGGTAATCACAGATAGTTCATTTTTCCACGGTAGTTGGGAAATTCTCCGCACCATCCGCCAAAGACTATCGTTACCTATATTATGCAAAGATTTTATCATTGATCCCTGCCAAATTTATCTAGCAAGAGCAGCCGGGGCAGATGCCATACTATTAATTGCTGCCATTCTTACAGATAGAGAAATACAAGACTTTTTACGCATAATTCATTACTTGGGTATGAATGCGTTGATAGCAGTTCACAGTTTAGCCGAACTAGACAGAATACTTAAACTAGACGACATTCGCCTCATCGAAATCAACAACCAAAGTTTAGAAGATTTAACCATTGATATCAGCACTACACAAAACTTATTAGCAGCCAGGCGATCGCAACTGCAAGATTTAGCTATCACCGTCGTTAGCGAATCGGGAATATATACTCACACAGACTTATCTTTAACAGCCAAAGCTGGGGCAAATGCTGTAATAGTTGGAGAATCTTTGATTAAAGAACAAGATATCGAGATGGCTGTACATGATTTACTTAGAGGCGGTAGAACCAAATAA
- a CDS encoding HetP family heterocyst commitment protein — protein sequence MRQQEISNSENVKKINNEQVDQIIKSIIAGKYSWACVLLLRYSGYNPIDYIPYRTYIRLIKNNCLTANNQESRRDSQEVLI from the coding sequence ATGCGTCAGCAAGAAATTTCTAATTCAGAAAATGTCAAGAAAATCAATAATGAACAAGTAGACCAAATTATTAAATCAATTATTGCGGGTAAGTATTCCTGGGCTTGTGTTTTGCTCCTACGTTACTCTGGTTATAATCCCATAGATTACATACCTTATCGTACTTATATTCGATTAATAAAAAATAATTGCCTCACTGCTAATAATCAAGAAAGCAGAAGAGATAGTCAAGAAGTATTGATTTAA
- a CDS encoding anthranilate synthase, producing the protein MICETFTYTTLGNVRVTRSTTQVKIDTAIDEILFHLNQVRGGLFSSSYEYPGRYKRWAIGFINPPLQLTTRENTFTISSLNSRGQVLLPTLLQSLSAQSQLQLLSLNHDYITGEIQPTKQFFTEEERSKQPSAFTLIREILQIFASDEDEHLGLYGAFGYDLVFQFEPIEQKIARPADQRDLVLYLPDELIVVDYYLQKAYRLQYEFATANGSTQEFPRTGESIDYRGKRLLPNQSADHQPGEYAILVEQALEYFRRGDLFEVVPSQNFFTACEQSPSQLFQTLRQINPSPYGFLLNLGGEYLIGASPEMFVRVDGRRVETCPISGTITRGEDALGDAVQIRQLLNSHKDEAELTMCTDVDRNDKSRICEPGSVRVIGRRQIELYSHLIHTVDHVEGILRPEFDALDAFLSHTWAVTVTGAPKRAAMQFIENHERSARRWYGGAVGYLGFNGNLNTGLTLRTIRLQDSIAEVRVGATVLYDSIPQAEEQETITKAAALFATIGRDTTVQKNQGSDRSSHTAHNKRILLIDYEDSFVHTLANYIRTTGATVTTLRHGFAESYFDTEHPDLVVLSPGPGRPSDFHVPETVLALVRRQIPIFGVCLGLQGIVEAFGGELGILNYPQHGKPAKISVTAPNSVLFQGLPASFTVGRYHSLFAQPQTIPNELQVTAVSEDDVIMAIEHQTLPIAAVQFHPESIMTLAGEVGLTIIKNVVQTYTQNLEPSIGS; encoded by the coding sequence ATGATTTGCGAAACCTTTACTTACACCACCCTTGGTAACGTGCGCGTCACTCGCAGCACCACCCAAGTAAAGATCGACACTGCAATAGATGAAATTCTTTTTCATCTAAATCAAGTGCGGGGAGGCTTATTTAGCAGTAGTTACGAATATCCAGGGCGATACAAAAGATGGGCCATAGGATTTATCAATCCCCCATTACAACTGACAACAAGAGAAAACACATTTACCATCTCTTCACTCAATTCTCGCGGTCAGGTGCTACTACCAACCTTGCTTCAAAGTTTATCGGCCCAATCACAACTACAACTCCTCAGCCTCAATCATGACTACATCACAGGTGAAATTCAGCCCACAAAACAGTTTTTTACCGAAGAAGAACGCAGCAAGCAACCTTCCGCCTTTACCCTCATCCGCGAAATTCTCCAGATTTTCGCCAGTGATGAAGACGAGCATTTAGGATTATATGGGGCATTTGGTTACGACTTAGTATTCCAATTTGAACCAATTGAGCAAAAAATTGCCCGTCCCGCAGACCAAAGGGATTTAGTACTTTACTTGCCCGATGAACTAATCGTTGTAGATTATTATCTGCAAAAGGCCTATCGTCTCCAGTATGAATTTGCCACAGCAAATGGCAGTACCCAGGAGTTTCCCCGGACAGGTGAGTCCATAGACTATCGGGGTAAACGTCTTCTACCAAACCAATCAGCCGACCATCAACCAGGTGAGTATGCCATCCTCGTTGAACAAGCACTCGAATACTTCCGCCGGGGTGACTTGTTTGAAGTTGTTCCTAGTCAAAACTTTTTTACCGCCTGTGAACAATCACCCAGTCAACTATTCCAAACCTTAAGGCAAATTAATCCTAGTCCTTACGGTTTCCTGTTGAATTTGGGTGGCGAATATCTCATAGGTGCATCACCAGAAATGTTTGTGCGAGTTGATGGTAGGCGAGTGGAAACCTGCCCGATTAGCGGCACGATTACTAGGGGGGAAGATGCTTTAGGGGATGCTGTACAAATTCGTCAGTTACTCAACTCCCACAAAGATGAAGCCGAGTTAACCATGTGTACTGACGTAGACCGTAACGATAAGTCGCGGATTTGTGAACCCGGTTCAGTCAGGGTAATTGGTCGCCGCCAGATTGAACTGTACAGCCACCTCATCCATACAGTAGACCATGTGGAGGGTATCCTCAGACCAGAGTTTGATGCTTTAGATGCCTTCTTAAGCCATACTTGGGCGGTGACAGTCACAGGCGCACCCAAACGCGCCGCCATGCAGTTTATCGAAAATCATGAACGCAGCGCCCGGCGGTGGTATGGGGGGGCAGTGGGTTACTTAGGCTTTAATGGTAACTTGAATACTGGGCTAACCTTGCGGACAATTCGCCTGCAAGATAGCATCGCTGAAGTGCGAGTTGGTGCAACAGTCCTTTATGACTCCATTCCACAAGCCGAAGAACAGGAAACCATTACCAAAGCTGCGGCCTTATTTGCCACCATTGGGCGTGATACTACCGTACAAAAAAATCAAGGGAGCGATCGCTCGTCGCATACGGCCCATAATAAACGTATCCTCCTCATCGACTACGAAGACTCATTTGTCCACACCCTAGCCAATTACATCCGCACCACAGGCGCAACCGTCACCACTCTACGTCATGGTTTTGCTGAATCATACTTTGATACAGAACACCCAGACTTAGTAGTATTGTCTCCCGGCCCCGGTAGACCTAGTGATTTCCACGTCCCAGAAACAGTTTTAGCCTTGGTGCGCCGCCAAATCCCCATTTTTGGCGTTTGCTTGGGATTACAAGGCATTGTCGAAGCTTTTGGAGGGGAATTAGGCATACTTAATTATCCCCAACACGGTAAACCCGCCAAAATCTCCGTTACCGCACCTAATTCTGTGCTGTTTCAAGGTTTACCAGCATCATTCACCGTGGGTAGATATCATTCCTTATTTGCTCAACCCCAAACAATACCTAATGAACTCCAAGTAACAGCCGTTTCTGAGGATGATGTCATCATGGCCATTGAACATCAAACACTACCCATCGCAGCCGTCCAATTTCACCCAGAGTCAATCATGACTTTAGCTGGTGAAGTTGGTTTGACCATCATTAAAAATGTGGTGCAGACATACACACAAAATTTAGAACCATCAATTGGTTCTTAA
- a CDS encoding response regulator transcription factor — MTTNFIDENTINESSKTILVIEDEADTRNLFLVVLEANGYDAIVAENGVIGIQQAQKHLPDLIVCDIMMPDMDGYSVLDTLRQDPLTAIIPFIFLTGSQDKASQRKGMELGADDYLTKPSTIEDILKAIATRLEKQARLRYWYAAKSHELSQTLAVESEFIFPSIPHLKEVFDYIEAHYHQGITLSDVASAVGYSSAYLTSRVSRETGDTVNGWILKRRMAAARPLLKNTNKSIEQIATELGYQNACHFSRQFRQYHGLPPKAWRKQQQSLQSGRSLKPQLNQTYPQTEKCLIASRG, encoded by the coding sequence ATGACCACCAATTTTATTGACGAAAACACAATTAATGAATCATCGAAAACAATTTTGGTGATTGAAGATGAGGCTGATACGCGCAATCTATTTTTAGTGGTGCTTGAGGCTAATGGTTATGATGCTATAGTGGCAGAAAATGGTGTTATAGGGATTCAACAGGCACAGAAACACCTACCAGACCTAATTGTCTGCGATATTATGATGCCTGATATGGATGGTTATAGTGTTTTAGATACTCTACGTCAAGACCCTTTAACAGCAATTATTCCCTTCATTTTTCTGACGGGAAGCCAAGATAAAGCCAGCCAGCGTAAAGGTATGGAGTTGGGTGCAGATGATTATCTTACCAAACCTTCTACCATAGAAGATATACTCAAAGCGATCGCCACCCGTTTAGAAAAGCAAGCTAGGCTGAGATATTGGTATGCGGCGAAATCTCACGAACTTTCCCAAACTCTGGCGGTAGAGTCTGAGTTTATTTTTCCTTCTATTCCCCACCTCAAAGAAGTTTTTGATTATATAGAAGCTCATTATCATCAGGGAATTACATTATCAGATGTGGCTAGTGCGGTTGGTTATTCATCAGCTTACCTTACCAGCAGAGTTTCCAGAGAAACGGGAGATACTGTCAACGGCTGGATATTGAAGCGACGCATGGCCGCAGCACGTCCTTTACTGAAGAATACCAACAAAAGCATTGAACAAATTGCCACAGAGTTGGGTTATCAGAATGCTTGTCATTTCTCTCGTCAGTTCCGTCAATATCACGGTTTACCCCCCAAAGCTTGGAGAAAACAGCAACAGTCTCTCCAGTCTGGTAGAAGCTTGAAGCCACAACTAAATCAAACTTATCCTCAAACAGAAAAGTGTTTAATTGCTAGTCGGGGTTAA
- a CDS encoding DUF3082 domain-containing protein: MTQNQPTDTHTQVPPTPLRCITGAAMSGGLGYALYLLMISIATTFAKKPIHSDNQLVISLTSAVRTLVVGIVALGTGIFGIVTIGLLALAVQLLIQQLTKPKSN; this comes from the coding sequence ATGACCCAAAATCAACCAACAGATACACATACACAAGTTCCGCCGACTCCCTTACGCTGTATAACTGGCGCAGCGATGTCTGGCGGACTAGGATATGCTTTATATCTATTAATGATATCTATCGCTACAACTTTTGCTAAAAAACCGATCCACTCTGATAATCAGTTAGTTATTAGTTTAACCTCTGCCGTGCGTACCTTAGTAGTTGGTATAGTAGCCTTGGGGACGGGGATATTTGGTATTGTGACGATTGGTTTATTGGCTTTGGCTGTACAGTTGTTAATACAGCAGTTAACAAAGCCTAAAAGTAATTAA
- the ispE gene encoding 4-(cytidine 5'-diphospho)-2-C-methyl-D-erythritol kinase has translation MKLIAPAKINLYLEIIGNRPDGFHELVMILQSIDLADEIEIHSINDRTIRVNCNHPQVPTDKSNLIYRAAELMAKKFPEAFVKHGGVEITLNKHIPVAAGLAGGSTNAAAVLVGIDLLWNLGLTQSEIEELGAILGSDVPFCVAGGTVIATGRGEQLSPLPSLDHIYIVLGKYRSLEVSTAWAYTTYRQEYGHTYLQDTNDLAARAAAVHSGPIVKAILEKDAVAIAQKLHNDLEKVVLPSYPQVLQLRELFASQPGVIGTMMSGSGPSVFALCENQQQAEQIKQQVRQTIPDEDLELFVTRTIAHGVKVLTVDS, from the coding sequence ATGAAACTAATCGCCCCTGCTAAAATCAACCTGTATCTAGAAATCATCGGCAATAGACCAGATGGTTTTCATGAATTAGTGATGATATTGCAAAGTATCGACCTAGCTGACGAGATTGAAATACATTCCATCAACGATAGAACTATCCGCGTTAATTGCAACCATCCACAAGTTCCCACAGATAAAAGTAATTTAATCTATCGTGCCGCCGAACTGATGGCGAAAAAATTTCCCGAAGCCTTTGTCAAACATGGCGGTGTGGAAATCACCCTGAATAAACATATTCCCGTAGCGGCTGGTTTGGCTGGAGGTTCGACAAACGCCGCCGCCGTATTGGTGGGGATAGACTTACTGTGGAACTTGGGACTGACTCAAAGTGAAATAGAAGAGTTGGGTGCTATCTTGGGTTCCGATGTTCCCTTTTGCGTCGCTGGTGGAACAGTCATCGCTACAGGTAGGGGTGAACAGCTTTCACCTTTACCAAGTTTGGATCATATATATATAGTATTGGGTAAATATCGCAGCTTAGAAGTTTCCACAGCTTGGGCTTATACAACCTATCGGCAAGAATATGGTCATACCTATCTTCAGGATACCAACGATTTAGCAGCCCGTGCCGCCGCAGTCCATTCAGGGCCTATAGTTAAAGCTATTCTCGAAAAAGATGCTGTAGCGATCGCCCAAAAACTGCATAATGATTTAGAGAAAGTAGTATTACCTTCCTATCCCCAAGTCTTGCAGTTGCGAGAGTTGTTTGCATCTCAGCCAGGAGTGATAGGAACCATGATGTCCGGTTCCGGCCCCTCAGTATTTGCCCTTTGCGAAAATCAACAACAAGCCGAACAAATTAAGCAGCAAGTAAGACAAACAATCCCCGACGAAGATTTAGAATTATTTGTAACTCGCACAATTGCACATGGGGTAAAAGTGTTGACAGTTGACAGTTGA
- the rsmA gene encoding 16S rRNA (adenine(1518)-N(6)/adenine(1519)-N(6))-dimethyltransferase RsmA, producing the protein MVRPRKVFAQHWLKSDKVLDAIVKAAECSTNDRILEIGPGTGILTKRLLPLVQSLLAVEIDRDLCELLAKQLGKKENFLLLQGDFLTLDLAANLVAFSNFQKQNKVVANIPYNITGPIIEKLLGTIANPNPEPFDSIVLLIQKEVAERLYAKSGSRTFGALSVRVQYLADCELICHVPASAFHPPPKVDSAVVRLRPRPIEIPAQEPKRLETLVKLGFSAKRKMLRNNLQSVVDRDRLTQLMEQLNIDPQARAEDISTQQWVKLANLVEDVGDEEDEGENN; encoded by the coding sequence ATGGTACGACCGCGCAAGGTATTTGCTCAACATTGGCTCAAAAGTGATAAGGTACTCGACGCGATCGTTAAGGCGGCAGAGTGTAGTACAAATGACCGCATATTGGAAATCGGCCCCGGTACGGGCATTCTGACTAAGCGTTTATTACCTCTGGTACAGTCATTGTTAGCAGTAGAAATTGATAGAGATTTATGTGAATTATTGGCGAAACAATTAGGGAAGAAAGAGAATTTTTTACTGTTACAAGGTGATTTTCTCACTCTAGATTTAGCAGCAAATTTAGTTGCATTTTCCAACTTCCAAAAGCAAAATAAAGTTGTAGCTAACATCCCCTATAACATCACCGGGCCGATAATCGAAAAACTATTAGGCACTATCGCCAACCCCAACCCCGAACCATTTGATTCGATAGTATTATTAATTCAAAAAGAAGTAGCTGAAAGGTTATATGCTAAATCAGGGTCGAGAACCTTTGGTGCATTATCAGTTAGAGTGCAATATTTAGCTGATTGTGAATTAATTTGTCACGTTCCCGCCAGCGCCTTTCATCCACCACCAAAAGTAGATTCCGCAGTCGTGCGCTTGCGTCCTCGACCTATAGAAATTCCCGCGCAGGAGCCAAAAAGGTTAGAGACTTTGGTAAAGTTGGGGTTCAGCGCTAAACGCAAAATGCTACGTAATAATTTGCAATCAGTAGTTGACCGCGATCGCCTCACTCAATTAATGGAACAATTAAATATAGATCCCCAAGCTAGAGCTGAAGACATCAGCACTCAGCAATGGGTAAAATTAGCGAACTTGGTAGAAGATGTGGGAGATGAGGAAGATGAGGGAGAAAATAATTAA